GCTGTATTCCACGGCCCGGCCCGTATCGGTGTACACCACGCTCTCCACCCAGATGCACGGGCAGTTGTCGCCGATCTTCAGGTGCTTGCGCTCGCTTTCCGTAGGCATCACCGCACCCAGTTCCTGACGCGAATACAAGAGGCGCATGCCGTAGTCCTCGTGCAGCACCTTGTAGAGCACGGTATCCAGCTTCTTTTCCAGAAAGTCCGGCACCATGTCCGTGGGCAGGATGGACCGTTCCAGCACCAGCGGCACGCCGCTGGCCAGCATCAGCCGGTACAGGAAGATCACCGGCTGCCTCTCGGCAAGGTTCAGGTGCGCGGCTACCTCGGCATCGGCATACTCTATGCCCGCCGCGATGGTCTTGTAGTGCGGCGCAAGCCCGGCGCTGACGATGTCATCATAGTACGTGGTGATGCTTTCCAGCGAACGGGTGAGCACGGGACTCTTTTCCGAAAGCAGGAACGTGCCCTTGCTGCGCTTGCGCACCAGCATGTGATCGTTGACCAGCTTGTCGATGGCCTGGCGCACGGTCATGCGATGCACACCGAACATGGCGGCCAGATCGCTCTCGTTGGGAATCTTGTCCCCCGGCTGGTACACCTTGTTCCGTATCTGTTCGGAAAGCCATTCATAAATGACGAGATATTTCGATTTTCCCATGTCCTTTCCGTGGCCGGGCTTGGTGCGGAGACCGCGCCAGGCATATTCCCCCTCATTTCCCTTGTTGCAGTCCGCAGGGAGGCAAACAGACGCGCCCTGCACCAGCAGACCCAGCCCGCCTATCACGGAAGCGCTTGTCCGGCCAGCCCCAGGGCACATTTTGTCCATTTTCATCCGGCATCTCCCGGCATGGCGTGTCCGAACGCGGCGGCCTCAGGCAGGATATGGCGTATCGCCACGGGCAAGGCGTGCCTCTATGGCCTTGATGACGGAAAAGCAGTCGGCAATGGAATCGACCACATAGTGCGCCCCGGCCTCGCGCAGCCGGGCGGCGGCCACAGCCATGCGGGCGGCCAGTTGGTCCGGGGGCATGCGGGCGGCGTCAACCTCTGAAAGCCCCACGTCGTTGCCGGTGCGCACCACGCCCACGGTCCACATGCCCGCGTTGCGGCCCTCGTGCATGTCGGCCACCGTGTCGCCGATCTTGACCATGGACTCCATGGGATGCACCCCCAGCCGCATGGCGTTCAGGTAGCACATCCACGGATACGGGCGTCCGGCGGGCACCTCTGACGCATGCACCACCACGTCGGGGCTGTAGCCCTGGCGGGCCGCCTCGGGCACCAGCACATCCATCATGGGGCCGGTGTAGCCGGTACACGAGCCCAGCCCCATGCCCCGACCCCGCACCCTGTCCACGAATTCCGCAAGGCCGGGCACCGGCGCGGCATGGGCGGCGATGGTTTGCAGCATCAGGGGCTCCACGTCGCTGTACACGGCATCCACGTCCGCCTCGTCGGGCACGTGCCCGTGCACGGCGCGCCAGCGGGCCGCCACGGAATCCATGGCCAGCATGCGGCGCACGTGTTCGCGCTTTTCGCTGCCCATGGGTTCGCGCGCTTCGGACACGGCCACCTCTACTCCATGCAGGGCAAAGGCCTGCACGAAAACCGCCGCGGGGCCCAGGCAGCCGTGGTCCACGGCGGTGCCTGCCCAGTCCAGCACCACGGCCCGCACCGGGCCGGCATACACACGGGTGCGAAGGAAAGGCTTCATGCTCACCTGCCTGTCTGATGGGGAAGGGGAATGTCCGCAGGAGCGCGGGCGCCGACACGCGGAAATGGCGGCATGCCGTGCCGTGGGCCGGGAACGGGACCGGCACCCCATGCAAGGGTGCCGGTCCGCTTTCTGTCACCGGGAAAGGGGGGCGCACCCTGCCTTCCCGTCAATCCTTGGATGGCGCTGGCGGCGCGCCGGTTCCGGGCTTGGCCATGGCCTGTCCGGGTTCATTGCTGCGCACCGTCCGGCGCGCCGCCCATGCCGTATCGCCTTTTCGTCTTGTTGGACGGCTACTTGGGGAAGTGCCGC
This genomic window from Nitratidesulfovibrio sp. SRB-5 contains:
- a CDS encoding GntR family transcriptional regulator, with the protein product MGKSKYLVIYEWLSEQIRNKVYQPGDKIPNESDLAAMFGVHRMTVRQAIDKLVNDHMLVRKRSKGTFLLSEKSPVLTRSLESITTYYDDIVSAGLAPHYKTIAAGIEYADAEVAAHLNLAERQPVIFLYRLMLASGVPLVLERSILPTDMVPDFLEKKLDTVLYKVLHEDYGMRLLYSRQELGAVMPTESERKHLKIGDNCPCIWVESVVYTDTGRAVEYSRALHRGDKYRFRCAIGGYVYDKDGTAGQTPLAGFFVDPSGGGEAGGIGAAGPNGGQGPASRSGQVKG
- the phnX gene encoding phosphonoacetaldehyde hydrolase — encoded protein: MKPFLRTRVYAGPVRAVVLDWAGTAVDHGCLGPAAVFVQAFALHGVEVAVSEAREPMGSEKREHVRRMLAMDSVAARWRAVHGHVPDEADVDAVYSDVEPLMLQTIAAHAAPVPGLAEFVDRVRGRGMGLGSCTGYTGPMMDVLVPEAARQGYSPDVVVHASEVPAGRPYPWMCYLNAMRLGVHPMESMVKIGDTVADMHEGRNAGMWTVGVVRTGNDVGLSEVDAARMPPDQLAARMAVAAARLREAGAHYVVDSIADCFSVIKAIEARLARGDTPYPA